Part of the Labrenzia sp. PHM005 genome is shown below.
AACCAGATCAAAGGATTTCGCGTGAACCCGATCGAGGTAACGGCGAAGCCCGGTCAAACGCATGCCGAGAAAGCTGCGCGGAAAATTAAAATAGTCCCGCAAATAATCAAAGCCGGTGAACAACCGCTTGCTGTTGCGTAAAAGCGCGTCTTCTTCGTCAAATCCCAGCTGTTCAATCCCATTCACAGGGAGCCGTTGCAGGGTGACTTGCCCGAAAGCATCTTCGGTACGGATAAAAAGCGCGATCGTGTGACCGAAGATTTGTTCGTAGATTTTGGCCGCAAGATCCAGGGCACCGGTAAAGCGGATCGGAAGGCTATCAATACGGCATCCAGCGACCTGGTATTCCGGTTTTTTCAATGCTTCTTCGGCCGAGACCTCCATTTCCGGATCTTCAGACATCCGGTGGGTGAAGGTTAGGGCAAGTCCGGCCCGGGCCCGCCTGTCTTCGGCCATATCCGCGCCCATCCCGGAGATTTGGGCGGCGGAACTCAAATACCGCGCACCGGTCAATTCTAAAGGCGTCAGCGTCACGGGCGATGTGAAGGTGAACCGGCAACGCACTTCGCCCTGGCGTTCGCGGAACACGGCCTCCATAAGCGCGTGGCGCTTGATCGTGATGCCAGTCCTGAGATTGGCATCGCCATATTTCGGAGTGATCCGGGTCAGGACCATGGATGGGATCGGAGCTAAGGCGGATGGGTAAAGCTGCTCAAAAAAATTGGATGTGAATTCGGCGAACTCGTGCTTCATCTTCAGCTGCACACGGGCGGCAAGAAATGCTGTGCCTTCCAGCAATCCGGAGAGCATCGGATCGGACCGATCCTCCAAAAGGTCGCCCAGGCGCTGCGCCACAGCGGGATAGGCTTCGGCGAAGGCTGCACCCTGTTCACGCAGATAAGTGAGTTCCTGATTATAGAGATCGAGAAATTCGCGGTTCATGCTGAGGCCCCGACAATCTTGATCCGTCCAAACGCCGGGTCAACATCGGCGACAAATTCGCTGCCCACCCGGACCGGATCACATCTGATTTCCGCCTTGATCAGAAATCGGACTTTCAGATTGTCCTTTTCAAATTCGCGATCGCGCTCAACAACGAGGGTGCGCGGGTCCATTCGGGGTTCAAATCGGATCAAGGCCGTGCGGATATCGACCGCCAATTGTTCGATGCGGATCGTGTCAACCACATGCACAGAGAGATCCGGAAGACCGTAATTGAGGATTGAATTTTCCACTTCCGGAAAGTCGGACAAGTCCTGAGTGGAGTTCAATTGCACGGTATTGAGGAGGGCTTGTAAGTCCCGGCGGACTTCTGAAAGCAAAGCATGATCTGAAATGCCGTAGGCTCTGGTAAGGCGGCGCCCTGTTTTGAGAGCCTGGTTTTCGTTTTCAGCTTTTTGGCGCGCTTCTGCTGCCTTGAAGTCCGGATCATCCATTGCCCGGAAGGCCCACATCAGCGGCGAATGCAGTTTTGTCGTTTGTTTCGCCATTCACTGGCCCCACGCTGGCTTACGATCATCATTTTTTGAAAATTCGGATTATGAAAACTTAGCGGATGCCAAACCAAAAAGGCTCCAGCTGCCGGACATGTCCGGCAGCTGGTTTTGCGATCTTATTTCTTTTCGTTTGCGGCAATGTCCCAGCCGAACTCTGGAGCCGCGCCTTTCGAGCCGTCCGGGTTTTGGACGGTGTAGATATATTTATACTCACCGAAGTTCAGTGTTGCGTTTTCGGTAATCCGGTCTTCAGAGCCGGCGCCACCGGATTGCAAACTGGTGACAATAATGTCCTTCATCTCAATCTTGATGTACTCGAGCGGGCTGTCACCAGCGGCTTTGCGGACGTAAAGCGTGCCCTTGGTAATGTGTTTGCCGGTCGACAGATGCTGCAGCAGCACTGGGGTGGATTTGTCGACAAATTTGGTTATTGCCAGATCCTGGAAGTGGGCCTTACCAGAGCCGGAACCACCGCCCATATGGGTTGTGCCGGACTGAGACGCTCCCCATGACCATGACAGAACATCGATTTTGTCCTTATGGGTTTTGTCCTGTGCTTCACCGTTAATGCCATCAAGTTCTAGAAAAAAATCTACAGCCATTTTCTTAGGTCCTCTTGGGTGTTGACAACCGGCCAAATAGGTCCGGCCTTGTGTCTGTTACTTTCCTGACAACTCTTTCGAACCAATTGGTTCGATCCCCAAGGCGCATTCGCGTCCCGTAGTTACCTCCGCCCGGAAATCCGGGGATGCATCCGCTTGGGATGCCTGCCGGGCGGAGGGCTTGACCCCGTCCGGCAGATCTCATTCAGCTTGCGTCTTGCGGAATGCGCGACGCCAGGCTCATGCCAATGTCCATGCCTTCAAGCTGATAGTGTGGTCTAAGGAAGAACTGGGCTCTGTAATAACCCGGGTTTTCCTCGTCATCGATGATCGTGACTTTCGCTTCCCGCAACGGTTTGCGTGCCTTTGTTTCTTCCGTTGAATTGTCCGGATCACCATCGACATAGTCCATGATCCAGTCGTTCAACCAGCGCTGCAGTTGTGCTGCTTCTTTGGTCGAGCCGATTTTGTTGCGCACCATCACCTTCAGATAATGGGCAAACCTTGTGGTCGCGAACATGTAGGGCAGGCGGGCCGACAGGTTGTCGGATGCTGTTGCATCCTTGCCGTCCGGGCCAGAGAACTGCCGTGGTTTGAAGACCGACTGCGCGCCAAGAAAGGCAGCCTGATCGGTGTTCTTGCGGTGGATCAGCGGGATCAGTCCAAGCCGCGAGATTTCGTGTTCCCGCCGGTCGGTGATTGCGACTTCCGCCGGGCACTTCTGGTCAACCCCGCCGTCATCGGTCTCAAAGACATGGGTCGGCAGTTCTTCAACCAGTCCGCCGCTTTCCACGCCGCGGATCCGAACGGTCCAGCCGTATTCCTTGTAGGCCCGGTTGATGTTGGCCGCCATGGCATAGGCGGAGTTCATCCAGCCGTAGTTGTCATGGCTGTTGTCTTCGAATTCTTCTTCAAAGGCGAATTCTTCAACCGGATCGGATTTGGCGCCATAGGGCTGGCGGGCCAAGACCCTTGGAAGGCTGAGGCCGAGATATCTAGCGTCTTCAGATTCGCGAAGTGTCCGCCACTGAGCGTGAAGTTCGGTGTCAAAGACTTTCGACAAGTCCCGTTTTGCCGGCAGTTCCGTCCAGCTTTCCATCTGCATCAGCTTTGGATTGGCGGCTGCCAGGAACGGTGCGTGGGCTGCTGCAGAGATCTTCGCCATGCCGCGCAGGATCGTAATGTCTTGCGGTTCATTGGAGAATTCATAGTCTCCCACCAGACAACCATAGGGCTGACCGCCAAGCTGACCGAATTCGGCTTCATAGATCTGTTTGAACAGCGGGCTTTGATCCCATTTGGCACCACGGTAGCTCTTGAAGACGCCGGCCAGTTCATTTTTCGAGATGTTCAAAAAATGCAGTTTCAAGGACGCATCGGTCTCTGACTGATGCACAAGATAGTCGATGCCACGCCAGGCGCTTTCCAGCTTCTGATACTCAGGCGCATGAATGATTTCATTCACCTGGTCCGTCAGGGCGCTGTCCAGTTTGGCGATCATTTCGTCGATGGTGTCGTAAACATCGTCCTTGATCAGCGTCTGGTCAGCCATCGCCTCTTCAAGGAAGGTCGACATGGCGTTGTCGACCAGTTTGTTGGCCGTGTCATTTTTGTCCTGGATGCGGAAATTCTGCTTCAAGATCGAGGCGAATTCCTCAGGACTTTTTTCGGTAACCGCACCACCAGCCGGGGCGCCTTGTGTCTGGGCGTTGGTATCCGGATTGGTCATTTACGCCTCCTCTGCACCGCCGTTTTCAGCGGCATTTTCATCTGCCTCGGACTTATCCGCTTCGATCTGTTTGGCGAGCGCTGCCATTAAAGCCGGGTCACGGGTCAGTTCTTCCAGCTGGCTAATTGCCTGAACGCGGCCATCCATCATGGTGCGAAGAGCTGCCAGGCTACGGCGTGCTTCCAGGAGTTTGTTCAAGGCCGGGACCTGCTCGGCAACTCGGCCTGGGCTGAAGTCGTCCATGTTTTCAAACCGAAGCTGAACACTCAACTTGCTGCCGTCTTCACCCGATAGGCGGTCCTTCACGGTGAAGGAGGTGCCTGGCTGGATCGCCTTCATGCGCGAGCTGAAATTGTCCATATCTATGTCAGCCAGTTTTCGGTCGCCAATATCTGGCTTTTCAACGCCGGGACTATCGCCGGAGAGGTCGGCCATGATCCCCATGACAAACGGCAGTTCCACCTTTTCTTCCGCGTCGAACGGATCTTCATAGAAGATATGAACCCGGGGAGGCCTATTGCGCTTAATAAAGCTTTGCCCGCTCTTAGATGCCATTGTACTTGCCTTTCATTTCCTGTTCGGCGTCTTCGCCGGTCAAAGACAGTCAAATACAAGCGCAGGTAAATTCTATATTTTATTGTTTCTTTTTGTTCTGCGCTTCATCTTGTGTAGTTTATATAGCTTAGGAGTATTCATATTTAAGTGATCGTGGTCACATGATCGCGAGTTTTCAAAGGACTGTCTAAATATTGAGGACCTGTTCTGGGTCTGTGTCAAGATCAATAGTGTCAGTCAGTTACGTCAGCCTTTCATCCTTATTTTCTAAAAATTAGTATTAGTCGTCATCTGGACGTAGGAACAAATTCAATAGGCCGGTGAAGGATCCCGAGCTCATATTCTGAGCCTCTTCCAATAAAAGAGGGATCGGACTGGTGGGTTCGTTGGTCGCGAAATAGGCTTTAACGGCCGTAATCGCCTTCATTGCCTCGTTACGGTTTGAAATCGTTGGCGCTTCATATCCATCAATGTCGCCCAGGTCTCCGGTGCCGCTGTCGTTCAGATCCCGCAGCCGGTCATTGGACAACTGCAGACCGCTGGTTCCAAGCAGCAGGCTGACATCGTCAAAGCGCCGCGGCATGAGGATTTTCAACGCATCCAGATATGTGCGTCCAACAAGACCATGCGCTTCGCGGACAAGGAACAGGGCTGGATGGGACGGCTCTCGTGTTGCGAAATAGGTTTCCACCGTTTGCAGCAGTTGTTTTGCTTGAGCTGCGTTGGTCAGATCAGCCGTCGATGCCGGCTCAGTCGTCGTTTCGGTTTCATCAGCAGCAGGGTCAGTGTCCTCGCTACCTGCTTCGGTGTCATCACCAGGCTCGATCCGGCCAAGGCGCAGGTTCAGTTCAGACGACATTTCCCGCAGCAAGGTGCAGAGGTTTTCGAAATTTGGTGCAGAGGCTTCTTTTCCAGATTCCTCCAGCTTTGCCGCACAGACACTGGAAATGGTCTCCAGGAGATCCGGAAGTTCTGCAAGGTCCTTGAGAACAAGGTCGATTTGCTCCTGTTCCATTTCACCGGATGTCAAGGCAGCTTCAATAGCACCGAGGGATATGGTCGGTTCATCCGCACGCGCGGTGGCGGTACCAGCTGCGATTTGTATAGTGCGGTAGCTGATTGGGCCGCTGCGCCGGGTTTTTAGGAGAGGGGCTGCTTCGAGGGGCAAAAACACTGTCGGACGGCTGTTAAATCCTTCCAGGGCGCCGAGCCGTTCCATGTGATCGAAATCTGCATCGTCGGGCTGGACGCTTTCCCAGTGGTCGTTCAGCAGTTTTCGGATTGTGCGGATGGTATTGGCGAACTGGCTGAGGTTGCCATTTAGCAGGCTAAATCGGCCGAGATAAGCAAGCAGCCTGATGTCGCGGGATTGCTTTAAAAAGCCATCCATCTGATTGAACAATTCTGGGAAATCAAATTCAGTCCGGTCAAAATCACCAAAGCGTTCCGGCAGTTTTTCTTCGCAATAATCCATCAGGGCGGCGAATGCGGGGTCCGTGTCGAAAAGGTCCGGTCCGCAGCCAGCGCCTGGCGCGATCTCCGTGCCGTATGTGTCCGGGTCTAGATCCATATACGCCCCCGTCATGGGCCGGCTTTCCTGGTGAGGTAGGGTGTTTTTCGTTGCCCTCACCAGGATTTCCGGCCTTATCGTTCAAATCACTCAAATACCAATTTGCTCTCCACCCGCCGGTTCGCCGGGTCGTTAATGTCGGCCACTTTCGGCCGCGTTTTGCCGTAGCCAATGGTTTTCAGCCGGTTCCTGCCAACGCCAATCGAGACAAGAAATTCGGTGACGGCGCTGGCGCGATCTTCAGAGAGGCGCTGATTGTAAGATGCAGAGCCAATGCCGTCGGTATGGCCTTCGATCACAAATGCCGCAGTGGCTAGATCCGGATCGGAAATGCCCTTGGCAAATTCACGCAAGTTGGCTTTTGCAACGGAACTCAGCCGCGCTGAGGCGTATTCAAACGAGACAAGCAGGTTGAATCCTTCGCCAATTGCCTTCGTTTCTGGATCGGCGACCAAAGGTTCTTCGCCGGAATCCTGCGTTACAGCAACCTGGCCACCAGTGTCGTTGGCTGCCTGGTTCGGATTGCACTCATCTCTGGTGCCAATGCACAGAGCGCGAGATTTTCCCGCCGGCTTTAACGATCGTGTTTTGAGCTGCTTGAAATGCTGTTTCACGTCATCGGCGGAATATGTGGCGTCCTGGGCCGCAGCGGGCGTTGCCGTCGCCAGTGTTAAGGCGAGGGCTGCGGCCGTAGCCATTTTAACGAGTGTGCCGCGGATATCCGCAAAGTCTATGGTCGTTTCTGCGGTCCTGTCCTTAGACAATGTCATTGGTCAAACCTCCCTGTTGGACTTGAGATCAAGTCATTTCGTGGGTGTCAGGTAGCAGTCTGCCGGTTTCAAAAAAAAATAATGTGGCGAAAGTCACTAAAGTGCTGTTTGATGTCATTATGTCGTAAATCAGTGCAAAGAAGCAAGAGGACATTCAGTACGTTACGCAGGTGTGGTTCGCGGTTGCGGATTTATGTATTTGTTCTGAACTTAGATCGGAGGGGTGGTAATATTTACGGTGTGTGAATTAAATTTGGTCGGCAAAATATTATATTTAGACGAAACGTGTTGCTGAGCACATTTTTGGATTTCGATGTGACTTAATTCTAGGGAAGGTATTTTTTCAACAGGCGCTCCGACCGCGCCGATATTCGCTGGGAGAGAGATGTGGTTTCAGGTCAACTCAAACAATCACAGCGGATGGCTCAACTGACCTCTGTCTTCGGTAAAGACGAAGTTTCACTCGTCAAAATCGAAGTCGATGAAGGGATCAGTCAGGACTTTGAGATTGTGCTTGAAGTCTATAGCCAGCGTGAAGATCTGGATTTTGATCAGGCAATTGCCACGCATATGACCGTCAAAGTCACGACCAACAATGGTGATACGCGCCATTTTGATGGCCTGTTGACCGACGCGCGCTGGCTTGGCCACCGGGATGCCTATTATGTCTACCGTCTTACGCTGCGTCCCTGGTTCTGGTTGCTCACTAAAAATGCCAATTGCCGGATTTTTAAGGATATGTCGGCGCCGGACATTATTTCCGAGGTGCTGGGCGAACACGATTTTGCTGATTACCGCAAGACTCTGACCGAAAGCTACGAACCAATCCACTATTGTGTTCAGTATCGGGAGTCTGACCACGATTTTTGTTGCCGTTTGATGGAAGAGGAGGGGATCTCCTACTTTTTCGAACATAAGGATGGCAAACACACGATGATTTTGGCGGACGCCAAATCGTCCTACAGTCCTATTGAAGGAGATCCGGTCATTCCATTCATTCCGCTTGGCGGTGAAAGCCAACGGGACGAAGAGCATCTTTATCACTGGGTGCCTGGACGGCGGTTTAGAACCGGAAAATTCGCTGTCAACGATTACGACTTTGAAAAACCAAGCGCGTCTTTGGAAGCAGACCGGGAAGCTGGGGCTGCGTATCGGGCCGGTACACTGGAACATTATGATTATCCAGGCCGGTACAAGGAAAAAGATAAGGGCACAAACTTCAGCAAGATCCGTCTTGAAGCCGAGCAGGCCGCCGACAAGCGTGTTGAAACGGCTGGGGAAGTCCCAAGGCTTTTTGCAGGCGGTCTGTTTACACTCAAGGACCATTTCCATGGTCCGCAAAACAAGGAATATCTTGTTGTGCGGGCAAGCCATCAAATCATCACCGAACAATACCGGACCGGCGGTGGCGGTGGGTCTCAAGGCGAGGCGTACACTGGATCCTACGACGTGTTGCCGGCCGAAATTCCGTTCCGGACACCTGCAACTACCCGCAAACCGCGCATTCCTGGGCCGCAAACGGCCAAAGTGGTCGGGCAGGGTGAAATCGATGTCGATGAATACGGTC
Proteins encoded:
- the tssC gene encoding type VI secretion system contractile sheath large subunit → MTNPDTNAQTQGAPAGGAVTEKSPEEFASILKQNFRIQDKNDTANKLVDNAMSTFLEEAMADQTLIKDDVYDTIDEMIAKLDSALTDQVNEIIHAPEYQKLESAWRGIDYLVHQSETDASLKLHFLNISKNELAGVFKSYRGAKWDQSPLFKQIYEAEFGQLGGQPYGCLVGDYEFSNEPQDITILRGMAKISAAAHAPFLAAANPKLMQMESWTELPAKRDLSKVFDTELHAQWRTLRESEDARYLGLSLPRVLARQPYGAKSDPVEEFAFEEEFEDNSHDNYGWMNSAYAMAANINRAYKEYGWTVRIRGVESGGLVEELPTHVFETDDGGVDQKCPAEVAITDRREHEISRLGLIPLIHRKNTDQAAFLGAQSVFKPRQFSGPDGKDATASDNLSARLPYMFATTRFAHYLKVMVRNKIGSTKEAAQLQRWLNDWIMDYVDGDPDNSTEETKARKPLREAKVTIIDDEENPGYYRAQFFLRPHYQLEGMDIGMSLASRIPQDAS
- a CDS encoding OmpA family protein, translated to MTLSKDRTAETTIDFADIRGTLVKMATAAALALTLATATPAAAQDATYSADDVKQHFKQLKTRSLKPAGKSRALCIGTRDECNPNQAANDTGGQVAVTQDSGEEPLVADPETKAIGEGFNLLVSFEYASARLSSVAKANLREFAKGISDPDLATAAFVIEGHTDGIGSASYNQRLSEDRASAVTEFLVSIGVGRNRLKTIGYGKTRPKVADINDPANRRVESKLVFE
- a CDS encoding ImpA family type VI secretion system protein, with the translated sequence MTGAYMDLDPDTYGTEIAPGAGCGPDLFDTDPAFAALMDYCEEKLPERFGDFDRTEFDFPELFNQMDGFLKQSRDIRLLAYLGRFSLLNGNLSQFANTIRTIRKLLNDHWESVQPDDADFDHMERLGALEGFNSRPTVFLPLEAAPLLKTRRSGPISYRTIQIAAGTATARADEPTISLGAIEAALTSGEMEQEQIDLVLKDLAELPDLLETISSVCAAKLEESGKEASAPNFENLCTLLREMSSELNLRLGRIEPGDDTEAGSEDTDPAADETETTTEPASTADLTNAAQAKQLLQTVETYFATREPSHPALFLVREAHGLVGRTYLDALKILMPRRFDDVSLLLGTSGLQLSNDRLRDLNDSGTGDLGDIDGYEAPTISNRNEAMKAITAVKAYFATNEPTSPIPLLLEEAQNMSSGSFTGLLNLFLRPDDD
- the tssB gene encoding type VI secretion system contractile sheath small subunit, yielding MASKSGQSFIKRNRPPRVHIFYEDPFDAEEKVELPFVMGIMADLSGDSPGVEKPDIGDRKLADIDMDNFSSRMKAIQPGTSFTVKDRLSGEDGSKLSVQLRFENMDDFSPGRVAEQVPALNKLLEARRSLAALRTMMDGRVQAISQLEELTRDPALMAALAKQIEADKSEADENAAENGGAEEA
- the tssE gene encoding type VI secretion system baseplate subunit TssE; protein product: MAKQTTKLHSPLMWAFRAMDDPDFKAAEARQKAENENQALKTGRRLTRAYGISDHALLSEVRRDLQALLNTVQLNSTQDLSDFPEVENSILNYGLPDLSVHVVDTIRIEQLAVDIRTALIRFEPRMDPRTLVVERDREFEKDNLKVRFLIKAEIRCDPVRVGSEFVADVDPAFGRIKIVGASA
- a CDS encoding type VI secretion system Vgr family protein; translation: MVSGQLKQSQRMAQLTSVFGKDEVSLVKIEVDEGISQDFEIVLEVYSQREDLDFDQAIATHMTVKVTTNNGDTRHFDGLLTDARWLGHRDAYYVYRLTLRPWFWLLTKNANCRIFKDMSAPDIISEVLGEHDFADYRKTLTESYEPIHYCVQYRESDHDFCCRLMEEEGISYFFEHKDGKHTMILADAKSSYSPIEGDPVIPFIPLGGESQRDEEHLYHWVPGRRFRTGKFAVNDYDFEKPSASLEADREAGAAYRAGTLEHYDYPGRYKEKDKGTNFSKIRLEAEQAADKRVETAGEVPRLFAGGLFTLKDHFHGPQNKEYLVVRASHQIITEQYRTGGGGGSQGEAYTGSYDVLPAEIPFRTPATTRKPRIPGPQTAKVVGQGEIDVDEYGQIMVEFHWDRDKTQSRRVRVGQIWSGQGWGGIVIPRVDQEVIVQFLEGDPDHPIVVGTVYNAENMPPYPLPGEKNKAGVKSDSTLGGGGYNEFVFDDTKGQELIGVHAEKDLDTVVENNETREVKNCRSSTIGVDETLDIGRDRETTIGKNEKLVVGMKRETEVGITRDETIGVDWTVQAGAKIEFVVGASKILMTPASISIESPVIDIKASGMLNAKGTITNVEGTALLRLKGGVMMLN
- a CDS encoding type VI secretion system tube protein Hcp: MAVDFFLELDGINGEAQDKTHKDKIDVLSWSWGASQSGTTHMGGGSGSGKAHFQDLAITKFVDKSTPVLLQHLSTGKHITKGTLYVRKAAGDSPLEYIKIEMKDIIVTSLQSGGAGSEDRITENATLNFGEYKYIYTVQNPDGSKGAAPEFGWDIAANEKK